From the genome of Candidatus Nanopelagicales bacterium, one region includes:
- a CDS encoding MBL fold metallo-hydrolase yields MDLTVVGCAGSFPGPDSPASCYLVEHQGFRVLLDLGNGSLGALQRYADLELIDAVLLTHLHVDHCIDLASYYVARRYHPEGPRHVIPVLGPTGTAGRMARAYDLPENPGMTEEFEFIDHLPGPVDLGPMRITTTRVNHPVEAYAIRIDAGGRSIVYSGDTGPSDALVELAAGADLALFEASFLEGDNPPDLHLTAREAAEHARKAEVGHLVLTHLVAWNPRDATREQAGRAYDGAFDLARVGTTYQV; encoded by the coding sequence ATGGACCTGACGGTCGTCGGGTGCGCCGGATCCTTCCCCGGGCCTGACTCCCCGGCGTCGTGCTACCTGGTGGAGCACCAGGGCTTCCGGGTCCTGCTGGACCTCGGCAACGGCTCCCTCGGCGCGCTGCAGCGCTACGCGGACCTGGAGCTGATCGACGCGGTGCTGCTGACGCACCTGCACGTCGACCATTGCATCGACCTCGCGTCGTACTACGTCGCGCGGCGCTACCACCCGGAGGGTCCCCGGCACGTGATCCCCGTGCTCGGCCCCACGGGGACCGCGGGCCGGATGGCGCGTGCCTACGACCTGCCCGAGAACCCGGGGATGACCGAGGAGTTCGAGTTCATCGACCACCTGCCCGGCCCGGTGGACCTGGGTCCGATGCGCATCACGACGACGCGGGTCAACCACCCGGTGGAGGCGTACGCGATCCGCATCGACGCGGGCGGGCGGAGCATCGTCTACTCCGGCGACACCGGGCCCAGCGACGCGCTCGTGGAGCTCGCGGCGGGGGCCGACCTGGCCCTGTTCGAGGCCTCGTTCCTGGAGGGTGACAACCCGCCGGACCTGCACCTGACCGCTCGGGAGGCGGCCGAGCACGCCCGCAAGGCCGAGGTGGGGCACCTGGTGCTGACCCACCTGGTCGCCTGGAACCCGCGCGACGCCACCCGGGAGCAGGCCGGCCGGGCGTACGACGGCGCCTTCGACCTGGCCCGCGTCGGGACCACGTACCAGGTGTAG
- a CDS encoding TetR/AcrR family transcriptional regulator produces MAESVSAETRERITLAAVRAVRAAPVTALSVQQVAEAAGVTTSSVYKAFSSKYELFAVACRRVLVEQVVEVARGVDEAAPPLQRLRQVLAGLFAVGRAEPFPTAYLYGMFPLLQHKEVDDSVRREVDEVEAELRDRLRHRIADAVEAGDLAGDPNDLAAVCATAAFGYLGMAVHGATPVAPEAYADFVVRGLPRP; encoded by the coding sequence GTGGCGGAGTCGGTGTCCGCGGAGACCCGCGAACGGATCACGCTCGCGGCGGTGCGCGCCGTGCGCGCCGCCCCGGTGACCGCGCTGTCGGTGCAGCAGGTCGCCGAGGCCGCCGGGGTGACCACGTCCTCGGTCTACAAGGCGTTCTCCAGCAAGTACGAGCTGTTCGCCGTGGCCTGCCGGCGCGTGCTGGTCGAGCAGGTGGTCGAGGTCGCCCGGGGCGTCGACGAGGCGGCCCCGCCCCTGCAGCGGCTGCGGCAGGTCCTGGCGGGGCTGTTCGCCGTGGGCCGGGCCGAGCCGTTCCCGACCGCGTACCTGTACGGCATGTTCCCGCTGCTGCAGCACAAGGAGGTCGACGACTCCGTACGGCGCGAGGTCGACGAGGTGGAGGCCGAGCTGCGGGACCGGCTGCGGCACCGGATCGCCGACGCCGTCGAGGCCGGCGACCTGGCGGGCGACCCGAACGACCTCGCCGCGGTATGCGCGACCGCGGCGTTCGGCTACCTCGGGATGGCGGTGCACGGGGCGACGCCGGTCGCCCCGGAGGCGTACGCGGACTTCGTCGTCCGCGGCCTGCCCCGGCCCTGA
- the murI gene encoding glutamate racemase, whose amino-acid sequence MADAPLGIFDSGVGGLTVARAVLDQLPHEPVLYVGDTARGPYGPLPIAQVRAYALDVMDHLVDEGVKALVIACNSASAAVLRDARERYDVPVIEVVQPAVRRAVSATRNGRVGVIGTRATITSKAYDDAFAAATHLDISSRACPRFVEFVEAGVTGGDELLAVAHDYLDPLVSADVDTLVLGCTHYPLLTGVISYVMGEDVTLVSSAEETAKDVYRTLVAHDLLRDPSLPEPEHRFLATGDPEPFERLGRRFLGPEIGAVGSASRLLTV is encoded by the coding sequence ATGGCGGACGCACCCCTGGGCATCTTCGACTCCGGCGTGGGCGGGCTCACCGTGGCCCGCGCCGTGCTCGACCAGCTCCCGCACGAGCCGGTGCTGTACGTCGGTGACACCGCCCGCGGCCCGTACGGCCCGCTGCCGATCGCGCAGGTGCGCGCGTACGCCCTCGACGTCATGGACCACCTCGTCGACGAGGGCGTGAAGGCGTTGGTGATCGCCTGCAACTCCGCCAGCGCGGCGGTGCTGCGCGACGCCCGGGAGCGCTACGACGTGCCGGTGATCGAGGTGGTGCAGCCGGCCGTGCGACGGGCCGTGTCCGCGACCCGAAACGGCCGGGTCGGGGTCATCGGCACCCGGGCGACGATCACGTCGAAGGCGTACGACGACGCGTTCGCGGCCGCCACCCACCTGGACATCTCGTCCCGGGCCTGCCCGCGCTTCGTCGAGTTCGTCGAGGCGGGGGTGACCGGCGGCGACGAGCTGCTCGCGGTGGCACACGACTACCTCGACCCGCTGGTGTCGGCCGACGTCGACACCCTGGTGCTGGGGTGCACGCACTACCCGCTGCTCACCGGCGTCATCTCCTACGTCATGGGCGAGGACGTGACGCTGGTGTCCAGCGCGGAGGAGACGGCGAAGGACGTCTACCGCACCCTGGTCGCGCACGACCTGCTGCGCGACCCGTCGTTGCCCGAGCCCGAGCACCGGTTCCTCGCCACCGGGGACCCCGAACCGTTCGAGCGTCTCGGCCGCCGGTTCCTCGGCCCGGAGATCGGCGCCGTCGGCAGCGCGTCGCGACTGCTGACGGTGTGA
- a CDS encoding DUF3618 domain-containing protein — MADVPATPTPGQAPESGKANPSGKADASGKAAAAAKPQRSAAEIQADIEATRARLVATLDELKVQTAPPTLAARAKAKVTGFFTDEYGGIRPDRVAMVAGVVVGVLVLRKARVAAIHRRQRRQLAEVQWIPVPRGLVPPEMAGLARDTDRL; from the coding sequence GTGGCCGACGTGCCTGCCACCCCCACCCCGGGCCAGGCCCCCGAGTCCGGCAAGGCCAACCCCTCCGGCAAGGCCGACGCCTCCGGCAAGGCTGCGGCGGCCGCGAAGCCGCAGCGCTCCGCGGCGGAGATCCAGGCCGACATCGAGGCGACCCGGGCGCGGCTCGTCGCGACGCTGGACGAGCTGAAGGTCCAGACCGCGCCGCCGACGCTGGCGGCGAGGGCGAAGGCCAAGGTCACCGGCTTCTTCACCGACGAGTACGGCGGGATCCGCCCCGATCGGGTCGCCATGGTCGCCGGAGTCGTGGTCGGCGTGCTCGTACTCCGCAAGGCCCGGGTGGCCGCCATCCACCGCCGCCAGCGCAGGCAGCTGGCCGAGGTGCAGTGGATCCCGGTGCCGCGCGGCCTGGTGCCGCCGGAGATGGCCGGACTGGCCCGGGACACCGACCGGTTGTGA
- a CDS encoding cysteine synthase → MMRYDSLLDSVGGTPLVGLPRLSPSEDVRLWAKLEDRNPTGSVKDRAALRMVEQAEKDGLLVPGSTILEPTSGNTGISLAMAARLKGYRLVCVMPENTSAERTQLLRMWGAEVVYSSGAGGSNEAVRVAKQMAAEHPDWVMLYQYGNPANADAHYATTGPEILADLPSITHFVAGLGTTGTLMGVGRFLRERVPGVQIVAAEPRYGELVYGLRNLDEGFVPELYDESVLTTRFSVGPRDAVKRVRELLDQEGIFAGISTGAILHAALGIAAKAVKAGERADIAFIVCDGGWKYLSTGVYEGTLDDAEDALEGQVWA, encoded by the coding sequence CTGATGAGGTACGACTCCCTGCTCGACTCCGTCGGCGGGACGCCGCTGGTGGGTCTGCCGCGGCTGTCGCCGTCGGAGGACGTACGCCTGTGGGCCAAGCTGGAGGACCGCAACCCCACCGGGTCGGTGAAGGACCGGGCCGCCCTGCGCATGGTCGAGCAGGCCGAGAAGGACGGCCTGCTGGTCCCCGGGTCGACGATCCTGGAGCCGACGTCCGGCAACACCGGCATCTCGCTGGCGATGGCCGCCCGGCTCAAGGGCTACCGGCTGGTCTGCGTGATGCCGGAGAACACCTCGGCCGAGCGCACCCAGCTGCTGCGGATGTGGGGAGCCGAGGTCGTCTACTCCTCCGGCGCCGGCGGGTCCAACGAGGCGGTCCGCGTCGCCAAGCAGATGGCCGCGGAGCACCCGGACTGGGTGATGCTCTACCAGTACGGCAACCCGGCCAACGCCGACGCCCACTACGCGACGACCGGCCCGGAGATCCTCGCCGACCTGCCGTCCATCACCCACTTCGTCGCGGGGCTGGGCACCACCGGCACGCTCATGGGCGTCGGTCGCTTCCTGCGGGAGCGGGTCCCGGGCGTGCAGATCGTCGCCGCCGAGCCCCGTTACGGCGAGCTCGTCTACGGCCTGCGCAACCTCGACGAGGGGTTCGTGCCGGAGCTGTACGACGAGTCGGTGCTCACCACCCGGTTCTCGGTCGGGCCGCGGGACGCCGTGAAGCGGGTGCGCGAGCTGCTGGACCAGGAGGGCATCTTCGCCGGGATCTCCACCGGGGCGATCCTGCACGCGGCGCTGGGCATCGCGGCCAAGGCGGTGAAGGCCGGGGAGCGCGCCGACATCGCGTTCATCGTGTGCGACGGCGGCTGGAAGTACCTGTCCACCGGTGTCTACGAAGGCACGCTGGACGACGCCGAGGACGCCCTCGAGGGCCAGGTCTGGGCCTGA
- the bcp gene encoding thioredoxin-dependent thiol peroxidase has protein sequence MTTRLEPGQTAPAFTLLDDAGNKLSLKDFRGQTVILYAYPAAMTPGCTTQACDFRDSLDALAAQGITVIGISPDKPEKLARFRERDGLTFPLVSDPDHAVLEKYGAWGEKSMYGKTVTGVIRSTFVIGPTGKVEHAFYNVKAKGHVAKLRRDLGLG, from the coding sequence GTGACGACGCGACTCGAGCCCGGGCAGACCGCCCCCGCCTTCACCCTCCTGGACGACGCCGGCAACAAGCTGAGCCTCAAGGACTTTCGCGGCCAGACCGTGATCCTGTATGCCTACCCGGCCGCGATGACCCCCGGCTGCACCACGCAGGCGTGCGACTTCCGCGACAGCCTCGACGCGCTCGCGGCCCAGGGCATCACGGTCATCGGCATCTCCCCGGACAAGCCGGAGAAGCTGGCCAGGTTCCGCGAGCGCGACGGGCTGACCTTCCCGCTGGTGTCCGACCCCGACCACGCGGTGCTGGAGAAGTACGGCGCCTGGGGCGAGAAGTCCATGTACGGCAAGACCGTCACCGGCGTGATCCGGTCCACGTTCGTCATCGGGCCGACCGGCAAGGTCGAGCACGCGTTCTACAACGTCAAGGCCAAGGGGCACGTCGCGAAGCTGCGCCGCGACCTCGGGCTGGGGTAG
- a CDS encoding ATP-binding cassette domain-containing protein, whose product MTATPAPSLRVDQLAFAYPDGHQALFGVDMTIARGERVALLGPNGAGKTTLVLHLNGILAGGTGTVEVAGLRVDARDKDVLREIRRRVGIVFQDPDDQLFMPSVREDVAFGPANLGLRGDDLDARVGHALDLVGMGEFADRPPHHLSFGQRRRVAVATVLAMEPEILVLDEPSSNLDPASRRELADILRSLDVTIFMVTHDLPYALELCERALILADGTIVADGATRDILCDEDLMRRHRLELPYGFDPRSVPA is encoded by the coding sequence ATGACCGCGACGCCCGCACCCAGCCTGCGCGTGGACCAGCTGGCGTTCGCGTACCCCGACGGCCACCAGGCGCTGTTCGGCGTCGACATGACGATCGCCCGGGGGGAGCGGGTCGCCCTGCTCGGACCCAACGGCGCCGGCAAGACCACCCTGGTGCTGCACCTGAACGGGATCCTGGCCGGTGGCACCGGCACCGTCGAGGTCGCGGGCCTGCGCGTCGACGCGCGCGACAAGGACGTGCTGCGGGAGATCCGGCGCCGCGTCGGCATCGTGTTCCAGGACCCCGACGACCAGCTCTTCATGCCGTCCGTACGCGAGGACGTGGCCTTCGGCCCGGCCAACCTCGGCCTGCGTGGCGACGACCTCGATGCGCGGGTCGGGCACGCGTTGGACCTCGTGGGCATGGGCGAGTTCGCCGACCGGCCCCCGCACCACCTGTCCTTCGGCCAGCGTCGCCGGGTCGCGGTGGCGACCGTCCTGGCGATGGAGCCGGAGATCCTGGTCCTGGACGAGCCCTCGTCCAACCTCGACCCGGCCAGCCGGCGCGAGCTCGCCGACATCCTGCGGTCGCTGGACGTGACCATCTTCATGGTCACGCACGACCTGCCCTACGCCCTGGAGCTGTGCGAGCGGGCCCTGATCCTGGCGGACGGCACGATCGTGGCCGACGGGGCGACCCGGGACATCCTGTGCGACGAGGACCTGATGCGCCGCCACCGGCTGGAGTTGCCGTACGGCTTCGATCCGCGATCGGTACCCGCGTAG
- a CDS encoding MoaD/ThiS family protein, whose protein sequence is MAIEVRIPTILRTYTDGAKTVEGKGDTLADLVSDLDQRHPGLGDRLLDAGALRRFVNVYLNDEDVRFLDGLGTTLSDGDVVTILPAVAGG, encoded by the coding sequence ATGGCCATCGAGGTCCGCATCCCGACCATCCTGCGCACCTACACCGACGGCGCGAAGACCGTCGAGGGCAAGGGCGACACCCTGGCCGACCTGGTGTCCGACCTCGACCAGCGCCACCCCGGGCTGGGCGACCGGCTGCTGGACGCGGGCGCGCTGCGCCGCTTCGTCAACGTCTACCTCAACGACGAGGACGTCCGGTTCCTCGACGGCCTCGGCACCACGCTGTCCGACGGGGACGTGGTGACCATCCTCCCGGCGGTCGCCGGCGGCTGA
- the cbiQ gene encoding cobalt ECF transporter T component CbiQ: protein MHIPDGFIDAPVSAAAGVIAVAGIAISLQGARRQLDERTAPLAGLVAVFVFAAQMLNFPVAAGTSGHLLGGALAAILVGPWAGALAVSVVLVVQALVFADGGLSALGLNIINMAFVTVLVGWPVFRLLARVLPRRRSSWVAAAFVGGFLSVPASAVAFTLEYAIGGTGTFSNGTVLLAMVGTHLLIGLGEGVITALTVGAVLAVRADLVYGVHDLRPAPAVGSAGSPAGAPQPAGRGSGPWGFLAVGLALSVVLAGVVSFYASAAPDGLEKVAEDQGFLASAEDSAVAGSPLADYGVAGVSDERFSVGLAGLIGVLIMVAVAFVLFWWIGRRRGASSGAANHRHGHDVGERLYVHRHTPLHLMPAEAKVIALVAFIFVVVATPAQQYWAFGVYAALLVAVAAVARVPATVILPRMVVEVPFLLFAVLMPFFGPDPTVEVLGLSLSQPGLVAAWGIIAKATLGVVGAILLAATTPTRDLLMGLERLHVPPMLVQIAAFMMRYTHVVTDEMSRMRVARESRGFEATGVRSWPTVAQSAGALFIRSYERGERVHLAMLSRGYTGTMPVLDRVHATSRDWTTALTLPAVALVVCLAAWAVQR, encoded by the coding sequence GTGCACATCCCCGACGGCTTCATCGACGCCCCCGTGTCCGCCGCGGCGGGCGTCATCGCCGTCGCGGGGATCGCGATCTCCCTGCAGGGTGCCCGACGCCAGCTGGACGAGCGCACCGCACCCCTGGCCGGTCTCGTGGCCGTCTTCGTCTTCGCGGCCCAGATGCTCAACTTCCCGGTCGCGGCCGGCACCAGCGGCCACCTGCTCGGGGGAGCGCTCGCGGCGATACTGGTCGGCCCGTGGGCCGGCGCGCTGGCGGTCTCCGTCGTACTCGTGGTGCAGGCGCTGGTCTTCGCCGACGGCGGGCTGAGCGCGCTCGGGCTGAACATCATCAACATGGCGTTCGTGACCGTGCTGGTGGGCTGGCCGGTCTTCCGCCTGCTCGCCCGGGTGCTGCCGAGGCGTCGGTCGTCCTGGGTCGCGGCCGCCTTCGTCGGCGGGTTCCTGTCCGTTCCGGCGTCCGCGGTGGCCTTCACGCTGGAGTACGCGATCGGCGGGACGGGCACGTTCTCCAACGGAACCGTCCTGCTCGCGATGGTCGGGACCCACCTGCTGATCGGGCTCGGTGAGGGCGTCATCACCGCGTTGACCGTCGGGGCCGTGCTGGCCGTCCGCGCCGACCTCGTCTACGGCGTGCACGACCTGCGGCCCGCCCCCGCCGTGGGGTCCGCGGGCTCGCCCGCGGGCGCACCTCAGCCGGCGGGACGAGGCTCGGGGCCGTGGGGCTTCCTGGCCGTGGGCCTCGCGCTGTCGGTCGTGCTGGCAGGGGTCGTCTCGTTCTACGCCAGCGCGGCACCGGACGGGCTGGAGAAGGTCGCGGAGGACCAGGGCTTCCTGGCGTCCGCCGAGGACTCGGCGGTCGCGGGATCCCCGCTGGCCGACTACGGGGTGGCCGGGGTCTCGGACGAGCGGTTCTCCGTCGGTCTGGCCGGCCTGATCGGCGTCCTGATCATGGTCGCCGTGGCGTTCGTGCTGTTCTGGTGGATCGGGCGGCGCCGTGGCGCCTCCTCCGGCGCCGCGAACCACCGGCACGGGCACGACGTGGGAGAGCGGCTGTACGTCCACCGGCACACGCCGCTGCACCTCATGCCGGCCGAGGCGAAGGTGATCGCGCTGGTGGCGTTCATCTTCGTGGTGGTCGCGACACCGGCCCAGCAGTACTGGGCGTTCGGCGTCTACGCCGCGCTCCTCGTCGCCGTGGCCGCCGTCGCCCGCGTCCCGGCGACCGTGATCCTGCCGCGGATGGTCGTGGAGGTCCCCTTCCTGCTGTTCGCGGTCCTCATGCCCTTCTTCGGACCCGACCCGACGGTCGAGGTCCTGGGACTCTCGCTGTCGCAGCCGGGGCTCGTCGCGGCCTGGGGGATCATCGCCAAGGCGACCCTCGGTGTCGTCGGGGCGATCCTGCTCGCCGCCACTACGCCCACCCGGGACCTGCTGATGGGCCTGGAGCGGCTGCACGTGCCCCCGATGCTGGTCCAGATCGCGGCGTTCATGATGCGGTACACGCACGTCGTGACCGACGAGATGAGCCGGATGCGGGTCGCCCGCGAGTCCCGGGGCTTCGAGGCAACGGGGGTCCGGTCGTGGCCGACGGTCGCGCAGTCGGCCGGCGCCCTGTTCATCCGCTCCTACGAACGAGGAGAACGCGTGCACCTTGCCATGCTCAGCCGGGGCTACACCGGCACGATGCCGGTCCTGGACCGGGTGCATGCCACGTCCCGCGACTGGACCACGGCCCTGACGCTGCCCGCGGTGGCGCTGGTCGTGTGCCTGGCCGCCTGGGCGGTGCAGCGATGA
- a CDS encoding MFS transporter — protein MRRPAWLTRNLLILTAVSFTQDAASELLYPLLPLFLTGVLAAPAVVVGVVEGVAEATAGIAKYVSGRWSDRIGRKPLTTVGYGLAVVGKAVVAAAWVWPVVLVGRVVDRLGKGIRSAPRDAWIADSVPAPSYGRAFGFHRAGDTLGAVVGPLLGLAALAALSGNIRAAMWVAVVPAVLSVLLVLLARDPRARRRGAPAPSPTGTAGDFDLSAARRPRPRRSPLPRPFWRVATVLVLIAVVNFPDALLLLRVYELGFSTTEVVLAYVLFNVVYAAASYPAGAFSDRWPRSLIYGAGLLAFAVGYLGLGLVDGGPGVWVLIAVYGLFPALTDGVGKAWISSLVDEEHRGRAQGVYQALTNASIFAAGLWAGLAWTAGAGNGVVPLLISGVLGGLAGLALLTRPLWCRLRAL, from the coding sequence GTGCGACGGCCGGCGTGGCTGACCCGCAACCTGCTCATCCTCACCGCGGTCTCGTTCACCCAGGACGCGGCCAGCGAGCTGCTGTACCCGCTGCTCCCGCTGTTCCTCACCGGGGTGCTGGCCGCCCCCGCCGTCGTCGTCGGAGTGGTCGAGGGTGTCGCCGAGGCCACCGCCGGGATCGCGAAGTACGTGTCCGGCCGCTGGTCGGACCGGATCGGACGCAAGCCGCTGACGACCGTCGGCTACGGCCTGGCGGTCGTGGGCAAGGCCGTCGTGGCCGCCGCCTGGGTGTGGCCGGTGGTGCTGGTCGGCCGCGTCGTCGACCGGCTGGGCAAGGGGATCCGGTCGGCGCCGCGCGACGCGTGGATCGCCGACTCCGTGCCGGCGCCATCGTACGGCCGCGCGTTCGGGTTCCACCGGGCCGGTGACACCCTCGGCGCGGTGGTCGGCCCGCTGCTGGGGCTGGCGGCGCTCGCGGCACTGTCCGGGAACATCCGGGCGGCGATGTGGGTCGCGGTGGTGCCCGCCGTGCTGTCCGTGCTGCTGGTGCTGCTGGCCAGGGACCCGCGGGCCCGTCGGCGCGGGGCACCGGCGCCCAGCCCGACCGGCACCGCCGGGGATTTCGACCTGTCGGCGGCGCGCCGCCCGCGGCCGCGCCGTTCCCCGCTGCCCCGCCCCTTCTGGCGGGTGGCGACGGTCCTCGTCCTCATCGCGGTGGTGAACTTCCCCGACGCCCTGCTGCTGCTGCGGGTCTACGAGCTGGGGTTCAGCACCACCGAGGTGGTGCTGGCCTACGTGCTCTTCAACGTCGTGTACGCCGCCGCCTCGTACCCCGCCGGTGCCTTCAGCGACCGCTGGCCGCGCTCGCTGATCTACGGCGCGGGGCTGCTCGCGTTCGCCGTCGGCTACCTCGGGCTCGGGCTGGTGGACGGCGGTCCCGGGGTCTGGGTGCTCATCGCGGTGTACGGGCTCTTCCCCGCGCTGACCGACGGCGTGGGCAAGGCGTGGATCTCCTCGCTGGTGGACGAGGAGCACCGGGGCCGGGCCCAGGGGGTCTACCAGGCGCTGACGAACGCCTCGATCTTCGCGGCCGGGCTGTGGGCCGGCCTGGCGTGGACCGCCGGGGCCGGCAACGGGGTCGTCCCGCTGCTGATCTCCGGCGTCCTCGGCGGCCTGGCCGGCCTCGCCCTCCTGACCCGCCCGCTGTGGTGCCGGTTGCGTGCGCTGTAG
- the rph gene encoding ribonuclease PH, giving the protein MTRSDGRSADQLRPVTFQRGWLDHAEGSVLVEFGRTRVLCAASFTSGVPRWRKDSGHGWVTAEYAMLPRSTTTRSDRESVKGRLGGRTQEISRLVGRSLRAVVDTGALGENTIQVDCDVLQADGGTRTAAITGAYVALADALAWAQGEGLVKAGRQPLVGSVAAVSVGIVEGEPRLDLHYDDDVRADTDMNVVMTGDGRYVEVQGTAEGEPFDRRLLDRLLSLAEAGCADLTRMQAEALALPLPGSQP; this is encoded by the coding sequence ATGACGCGATCCGACGGCCGCAGCGCCGACCAGCTCCGCCCGGTCACCTTCCAGCGCGGCTGGCTCGACCACGCCGAGGGATCGGTGCTGGTCGAGTTCGGGCGCACCCGGGTGCTGTGCGCCGCGTCGTTCACCTCCGGGGTCCCGCGCTGGCGCAAGGACTCCGGGCACGGCTGGGTCACCGCCGAGTACGCGATGCTGCCCCGCTCCACCACGACCCGGTCGGACCGGGAGTCGGTCAAGGGGCGCCTGGGCGGCCGCACCCAGGAGATCTCCCGGCTGGTCGGCCGCAGCCTGCGGGCCGTCGTCGACACGGGCGCGCTGGGGGAGAACACGATCCAGGTCGACTGCGACGTGCTGCAGGCCGACGGAGGCACCCGCACCGCGGCCATCACCGGCGCGTACGTCGCGCTGGCCGACGCCCTGGCGTGGGCGCAGGGCGAGGGACTGGTGAAGGCCGGTCGCCAGCCGCTGGTCGGGTCCGTGGCCGCGGTGAGCGTCGGGATCGTCGAGGGCGAGCCGCGGCTGGACCTGCACTACGACGACGACGTGCGGGCCGACACCGACATGAACGTGGTCATGACCGGCGACGGGCGCTACGTCGAGGTGCAGGGCACGGCGGAGGGGGAGCCGTTCGACCGGCGCCTGCTGGACCGGCTGCTGTCCCTGGCCGAGGCCGGCTGCGCCGACCTCACGCGGATGCAGGCCGAGGCGCTGGCGCTGCCGCTGCCCGGGTCGCAGCCGTGA
- the rdgB gene encoding RdgB/HAM1 family non-canonical purine NTP pyrophosphatase: protein MTQRVVLATRNAHKVAELRRILAEAGLDVELVGTDAFPDLPEVPETGTTFAANALLKARAAAAGTGLPAVADDSGLCVDALNGMPGILSARWAGRHGDDVANLELVLDQLSDVPDDRRGAHFLCAAAAVLPPESDGAAGEERVVEGTIEGSLIRVPRGDNGFGYDPIFVPYGHDRTTAEMEPAEKDAISHRGAAFRALVPVLRDLLG, encoded by the coding sequence GTGACGCAGCGCGTGGTGCTCGCGACCCGCAACGCGCACAAGGTTGCCGAGCTGCGGCGGATCCTGGCCGAGGCGGGACTCGACGTGGAGCTGGTCGGGACGGACGCGTTTCCCGATCTGCCGGAGGTCCCGGAGACGGGGACGACGTTCGCGGCCAACGCCCTGCTCAAGGCCCGTGCGGCCGCGGCGGGGACCGGGCTGCCCGCGGTCGCCGACGACTCCGGGCTGTGCGTGGACGCGCTGAACGGGATGCCCGGGATCCTGTCCGCCCGCTGGGCCGGGCGGCACGGTGACGACGTCGCCAATCTCGAGCTGGTCCTGGACCAGCTGTCCGACGTGCCGGACGACCGGAGGGGCGCGCACTTCCTGTGCGCGGCGGCGGCTGTGCTGCCCCCGGAGTCCGACGGCGCGGCCGGGGAGGAGCGCGTCGTCGAGGGGACGATCGAGGGCTCGCTGATCCGGGTGCCGCGCGGGGACAACGGGTTCGGCTACGACCCGATCTTCGTGCCGTACGGCCACGACCGGACGACCGCCGAGATGGAGCCGGCGGAGAAGGACGCGATCAGCCACCGGGGTGCGGCGTTCCGGGCGCTCGTGCCCGTGCTGCGCGACCTGCTCGGCTGA